The DNA region AAGAAGTTTATTACAAGAAAAACGGCTATTACCCTGAAAAAATCAACGAAGATGTTGTTAAAGGCATTGAACCAAATCTCCTAACCGACCCTTCTGGAATTATAATTAATGAAGAAAAAAGTGAATATCACTACGAACCAACCAACTGTGAAAACGGTAAATGTAAAAAATTCACACTTCGAGCAAAATTAGAAAAAGAAGGTGATTTTATTAAAAAATCTCGAAATTAAATATTAAAAAACGGCTTAAAAGTTTTGAAAGCCGTTTTTTTCATTATTTTACACTCATTTTTACACCTTCTTCAAAAAGTTTATCAGAGAGCATTTGATTTTCACGAGCAGCTTCAACAATGTCGCTTAAAAATTCTGCTTTTTTGTCTGGATTTGGTGAAAATGGAAAAGTATAAGTTGATTCATCGCCAACAGTGCTCAATTTAACAGTTCCATAATCAAACAAATGCTGCAAAATCCCCTCTCGAGAATAAGAAATATCTTCGATCGATTCAAGGTTAATTACCTGCTTTTTTTGGCTCATAATCGTATTCGAAATCCATTGAATTGCGCGTTCGTTCGTAATCACGAATCGATTTGCTCGATATACAACATAATTAACATAAGTTAATATAATTAAAAGTAGCGTAATTGAGCCAAAAATCAAAGAAATTTGTGGCTTAAAGTTTGCAGGAATTGGCAGCGGATTAGGCATAAAACAAATAATAATCCACGCGCTTATTAGCAAAACACCAATAAATGCGCTAAAAATAATATTTAAAAGATAGCCGAGTGAGTGACGGCGCATCGAAAGAACCACATATTCATCTTCATCAACCGTGATATCAGGATAAGTTTTCACGGATTGTTCGTGTCTTGCTTTAATTACGCGCGGATCTCCAGCAGGAACTTCTACTTGCATAACTGGCTGAACTTGAATTGGAGCCCCAAAGTTGTTTTCGAAAGTTAAATTCTGCCCATTTTGTGTGATTTTTTCTTCAAATTTTTGTGCCAAGCTTCGCTTATCATTCATCTTTAAATTCCTTTCCTAAATGTTCAAATGCTTTTTGGGTGATAATTCTTCCACGAGGAGTTCGTTGCAAAAAACCAATCTGCATCAGATATGGTTCATAAAAATCTTCAATTGTTGCAGTTTCATCGCCAGTTAATGCTGCCATTGTATTTAAGCCAACTGGCCGCGTGCCATAATTTTCAATTACTGAATTTAATAGATTTCTATCTGCTGCGTCGAGCCCCAGTTCATCAATCTCAAGCATTTTTAAAGCATTTTGGGCAGTTTTCGAATCAATAATTCCATCGCCATTAACATCAGCATAATCACGAACCCGCTTTAAAATTCGGTTTGCAATTCGTGGAGTTAACCTTGCTCTCGTTGATAGAATTTTTGAAGCTTCATCTTGAATTTTACTCCCCAAAATTTTACTTGAACGTAAAATAATTTTCGAAATCTCTTCCGGTGTGTAAAATTCCAATCTATAAATATGGCCAAAACGGTCACGGAGCGGAGCCGCTAGGCTTCCAGTTCGAGTTGTGGCACCAATAACCGTAAAATGTGGCAAATCTAACCGAACCGAGCGTGCAGCTGGACCTTTACCAATTACAATATCAAGTTTAAAATCTTCCATTGCGGAATAGAGAATTTCTTCAACAGCGCGTGGCATTCGGTGAATCTCATCAATAAAAAGAATATCACCATCTTGTAAATTTGTTACAATCGAAGCTAAATCGCCAGCTTTTTCAATTGCTGGGCCAGACGTAATTCGAATATTCGCACCCATTTCACGCGCAATCACATTTGCCATTGTAGTTTTTCCCAACCCCGGTGGACCATAAAGAAGCACATGATCAATATTTTCACCACGCTTTTTTGAAGCTTCAATTGCAAGTTTTAAGTTTTTCTTCAATCGCTCTTGGCCAACATATTCATCAAAATTTGTTGGGCGTAAAGAAATTTCCACCTGCTGCTCTTGTGGTTCGTCATCATGTAAGTTTGCATCAATAATTCTTTCAATAGCCATTAACTATATTATACCACGACTTGACAAAAATAGAAAAATTTGTTATAGTTCTAACGTATATTCCTTTATGGAATAAGAAATTTTTATACTAGGAGGGCTCTAATATGAGCAACTTAAAAAATTTAGTCAAAAGCGATATCGCAATTTTCGAAAATGCTGTAAAATTAGCTCACGGCAATGAAGAAATCGCACGAAAAAACCTTAGCGAAAAAATAATAGGTTTCGCTAAATTAATTCGAAATAGATTTAACCCCTCTAAGCTAGAAGAAAGCGAACTGGTCAACCTACAAAAAGTTGATACAACTGGAGGGTTTGGAATTGAGGAAGAAATAATTTTCCTGACCAACACAAATAATTGCTTTGGCGTAAATAGCCGCGGCGAAATCTATAGCTTCTCGGTTAAATCTGGGAATAAGTATGGTTTTCGTCGACTAGATTTAAATGAAATTTTAAATCTTCCGAAAAAAGAAATCGGCTATCTACATCATGAATTTTGCCAAGCTGCGAAAGAAGTTTTTAAAAATCGCTATGTTAGATCCATATAGCATAAAATAAAAGTCGCACAAAATGTGCGGCTTCTTTTTTTAAAAATTTAAATTCCAGCTTTCAATGCCAAAGTAATGCGTTCTTCCGTTGGTAAATCACGCGGGATTTGCTCTAATGCCTTCGTTGCATCATTCAAGTTAAATCCAAGCGCAATAAGCGCCTCTAAAGCCTCATCTGAAGCTAAGCTAATATTAGTACCAACACTATTATGCTTCGAAATCGCCATTCCAACCTTATCTTTTAAATCTAAAATCACACGCTCGGCTGATTTCTTACCAACTCCAGATGCTTTTTGGATAAATTTTGCATCTTCGCAAGCAATTGAATTTCGAACATCTTCAGTCTCGCCTAAGCTCATAATTGCAACTCCAGCCCTTGGGCCAATTCCTTGAACAGTAATTAAAAGTTCAAAAAGCTTTTTAGCTGCCAAACTTGAAAAACCAAAAAGTTCTTGACTTCTATCAGTAATATTATGATATGTGTAAAATTTAATATCATCACCTAGAACTGCTCGTTCGAACTCATTTATAGGAACGATAACTTCATATCCAACACCAGCAACATCCACAATCACGCTACCAGCAAATTTTTCAACAATTTTTCCAGAAATATGTGCAATCATTAAATTATTTTACCATAAACTCTTTAAGTTTTAAATACGCGTCATATAAAAATGCGTAATTGCAGCAGCAAGTGCATCAGCTGCATCATCTGGCTTCGGAATTTCAGCCAAATTCAAATTCGAACGCACCATTTCCTGCATTTGCTTTTTATTTGCTCCGCCATAACCTGTTAAAGTCTGTTTAATCTGATTTGGAGTGTATTCTGCAATTGGAATTTTTGATTGTTGAGCTACTAAAATAGCTACACCACGAGCCTGAGCAACCGAAATAGCTGTTGTTACATTTTTCGAAAAAAATAGTTTTTCAATTGAAACCTCATCTGGAGTAGTTTCTGCAATAATCTCTTTCAAGCCATTATAAATTTCTTCAAGCCGAATTTCAATTGGTGTATGAGCCGGAGTTGAAATAACACCACCAGTTACCATTTTTAAGGGCTTACCAATCTGGCAATCTACAACGCCAAACCCTAAAATTCCAGTTCCAGGGTCAATTCCTAGAATTCGCCGCTTTTTCATTTTTTACCTTTTGAAAATTTCGCAAAAATATCTTTTCGAAATTCGAAAAATAAAATTGCTAAAAATACTAAAATCACAACAGCGATAATCCACCAACCCGTGAATTCGGCCTGCTTAGATTTTTCTTCATCTTTTTTTACATCATCGCTAGCACCGCTATTTTTTACAACTTTTCTGCAACGGTTCGTCTCTTCATTTCTCTCATATCCATCTTTACAATGCGCTAATTCTTTTTTAACTTCATTACTGTTTTTTCTACAACGATTTGTTTCAGGATTTCGTGTATAACCTGGGGCACATAAAACATCTTTTTTAGAAACTATTGTACTTGAAATTTTTCGACACCTGTTAGTCTCTAAATTACGCTCATAACCTTCACGGCATTCTAATATAGCTTTTTCTACCAAAATTTTATTGCATCGATTTGTTTCAAGATTTAAGAAATAACCATTTTCACATTTTTTTTCTTGATTTTCTTCTTTGATCTTATTACAGCGATCAGTTTCTTCGTTTAAAAAATATCCTGCTTGGCAAGTTTTTTTATTTTTTTCACAATGATTTTCAGCATTCAAAAAGAACCCATCTTCACAAACTTGAAGAATATTTTCACTATTTTTTGTTATTTTAAAGCTTTGTTTCCATTCTTTTCCATCAAAAATCCAGCTTAAATTTTTCTTTGATCCCTTTAATTCAACACTTTGAATTTCTTGGTTTTTTGAATTTAAAAGAATAATTTTATTGTTGCCAGTTTTCGAAAATTTAAAACTATTTTCACTATTAAAATTAATTATTAAAAAATCATTCGGTAAAATCTCTATATCTTTGAAGTCTATTTTTTGTGGATCTTTATTATTTCCCGTATAAATTTCAATCCCACATTTCTTAAGTGAAATTTTCTGATTTTTAGTATTTTTTAACTCTAAAAACTGCTCATTCGAATTAATTAAAACTTCACTAATTTGTAGATTTTCACAAAAATCTTCTTCAATTTCAGCCAATCCACCATGTTTAAAATTCACTTTTTTTTGCGAAATTTCAAAAATATCTTTATTAAAATTACGAATTAGAATATCATCTTTAGTAATTTCTGGTGCATTTTTTTCTTCACACTTCATATTTTCTGCACACAAAAAATCAACTTTTTTGCCATCAATTTTAAGCTCAATCTG from Candidatus Saccharimonas sp. includes:
- a CDS encoding type II secretion system GspH family protein, whose product is MKKKSGFTVIEICVVIIFLIVVGVIFTIQRFELLAVQRDQIRKLSINEIYYNLEEVYYKKNGYYPEKINEDVVKGIEPNLLTDPSGIIINEEKSEYHYEPTNCENGKCKKFTLRAKLEKEGDFIKKSRN
- a CDS encoding PH domain-containing protein → MNDKRSLAQKFEEKITQNGQNLTFENNFGAPIQVQPVMQVEVPAGDPRVIKARHEQSVKTYPDITVDEDEYVVLSMRRHSLGYLLNIIFSAFIGVLLISAWIIICFMPNPLPIPANFKPQISLIFGSITLLLIILTYVNYVVYRANRFVITNERAIQWISNTIMSQKKQVINLESIEDISYSREGILQHLFDYGTVKLSTVGDESTYTFPFSPNPDKKAEFLSDIVEAARENQMLSDKLFEEGVKMSVK
- the ruvB gene encoding Holliday junction branch migration DNA helicase RuvB, which translates into the protein MAIERIIDANLHDDEPQEQQVEISLRPTNFDEYVGQERLKKNLKLAIEASKKRGENIDHVLLYGPPGLGKTTMANVIAREMGANIRITSGPAIEKAGDLASIVTNLQDGDILFIDEIHRMPRAVEEILYSAMEDFKLDIVIGKGPAARSVRLDLPHFTVIGATTRTGSLAAPLRDRFGHIYRLEFYTPEEISKIILRSSKILGSKIQDEASKILSTRARLTPRIANRILKRVRDYADVNGDGIIDSKTAQNALKMLEIDELGLDAADRNLLNSVIENYGTRPVGLNTMAALTGDETATIEDFYEPYLMQIGFLQRTPRGRIITQKAFEHLGKEFKDE
- the ruvA gene encoding Holliday junction branch migration protein RuvA yields the protein MIAHISGKIVEKFAGSVIVDVAGVGYEVIVPINEFERAVLGDDIKFYTYHNITDRSQELFGFSSLAAKKLFELLITVQGIGPRAGVAIMSLGETEDVRNSIACEDAKFIQKASGVGKKSAERVILDLKDKVGMAISKHNSVGTNISLASDEALEALIALGFNLNDATKALEQIPRDLPTEERITLALKAGI
- the ruvC gene encoding crossover junction endodeoxyribonuclease RuvC, which translates into the protein MKKRRILGIDPGTGILGFGVVDCQIGKPLKMVTGGVISTPAHTPIEIRLEEIYNGLKEIIAETTPDEVSIEKLFFSKNVTTAISVAQARGVAILVAQQSKIPIAEYTPNQIKQTLTGYGGANKKQMQEMVRSNLNLAEIPKPDDAADALAAAITHFYMTRI
- a CDS encoding lamin tail domain-containing protein, translated to MKIFRIIFLSILLTLFLGFLNKTQALNTQNILISKVSNSMLEISNFGEDFQFSKIEIIQNSQNIGEISNGIFLKKSQILFSEKDGDGQILSQDLLSEQIELKIDGKKVDFLCAENMKCEEKNAPEITKDDILIRNFNKDIFEISQKKVNFKHGGLAEIEEDFCENLQISEVLINSNEQFLELKNTKNQKISLKKCGIEIYTGNNKDPQKIDFKDIEILPNDFLIINFNSENSFKFSKTGNNKIILLNSKNQEIQSVELKGSKKNLSWIFDGKEWKQSFKITKNSENILQVCEDGFFLNAENHCEKNKKTCQAGYFLNEETDRCNKIKEENQEKKCENGYFLNLETNRCNKILVEKAILECREGYERNLETNRCRKISSTIVSKKDVLCAPGYTRNPETNRCRKNSNEVKKELAHCKDGYERNEETNRCRKVVKNSGASDDVKKDEEKSKQAEFTGWWIIAVVILVFLAILFFEFRKDIFAKFSKGKK